In the Lepidochelys kempii isolate rLepKem1 chromosome 4, rLepKem1.hap2, whole genome shotgun sequence genome, gccagtccctggtatcaaaaaggttgagaaacactgacctagAGGACATGATATGACAGGTCTTTAATTATAAAACTGAAAATTGCAGTGCTCATATAAAAGAAGTGATCAAAACAAAACTGAGCCAGATTACACCAAGCTGAAATCAATCTTTGGACACCATAGTTATCAGTAAGACATATATAAGCGTAAGGAAAAGAACCCACAACACTCTGCTTCAGAAATACAGGCTTATAGTATTTGAACGTCAATGTCAACAGAAATAGGGACATTTTATTTTTAGGACAACTACTTACAGGGCAACAGAATTACAAAGAAAGACATAATTGCACTAGTCTGTCATTGCATCCATGAAAGGAGAGTAGTGCAGTTAGTTAGATCATTCAAATTGAAAACAGGGGAAAACTAAATGGAAActaagaaaatggaaaagaacaaAACTTTAGGAAATAATAAGTGTGTGCCAAATTGAGAGAGAATTACATCTTAAATATCCTTTAAATGTGTCAGCTGTCTGgaatgttgtgggtttttttaaaaagtatcacaAGCAATTAAATCTCTTTTTGAACAAGCATAGCATGGTGCTAATTACAAATTTTTGCATGGCTGTCTCACAAAGAATGCATGAAGCCAATTTGATAAACACATTTCTAAAAGTAAACAACCAAAAATGCAGCTCAGCCAAATGCAAACGCTAACCTGTACACCAAGATATAGCGTGATCTGTTTGTGAAACAATTAAGATATTAAACTTTCAAAtgacagatttattttaaaaagaaacatcagCTGGCTTTTATCTAGCACCTTAAGTAAACTCTAGCTATCAAAAAACAATTAATAAAATTAGTTAACATCCATCTCAGAAACTCAGCACTAGTCAGCCTGTACAAAGACAGGCAACTATAGAAGCAAAATATGGCTTCTAACCATACCAAACTGtgcgggggggaaaaaatcagtgtGATACAACTTAGACATCATAAAAAGTGGCAATATTCATACCAGGTCCTGTTTCTCCTGTAAGGCTATTTCTTCAGACATTATTTTTCTGAGTGATACTCTTTGAGTCTGTGCATTCCAGTGATCCATAAAAGGGAAAATTTCTGATGTTGCTAGATTTTCGCTGTGTGTCTCTGTTGATGATCGAGAGGGCCAGGCCATTTTCTTCCTCTGAAGTTTACTGTCTGTGCTCTGAGATAAGACTGTGTCGGAGTCATCCAGATCTAATTGGTCAAACAGtacaaaagcaacaaaaatcTCAAGGTGACAAAATGAAAAAGTCAATACATTTAATTAAAGCAAAgccagaaataattaaaatacatttcaccTTACTacattttcattaatttatttattaataatctaATTTTATTTAAGCAACTTATATTTTTAGCAAAAATAACATTACATTGCTTCAATCTTCCTCCTCACCCTCTCCCCCGCAAAGTTTATCAAGCTTCATTTTTCTTCTAACTAATAAAAAAGCAACAATCCAGGTGGAATTTTTAAATGCTGGAACCTAACTTACACCTGCAAATAAATAACTGCATATGACCATGTGTGGGATTTTTTATATTCACAGTtacctttgtgtgtgtatatatatattgcatcCACAACTTATGAACAGATATTTAACTATTCGGTCATGTGTTTCTCTTGCGATGTTAATGGCACAGTTTAGCTATTAGGCAAAAACTCTTTTTTAGTCAAAAGGACCAGATTGCAGCTTGAAGTCACAGCCCAGGTTGTGGGTGAGTAGAGAGGGTgtttgctgcagaggaaggattCCTCATGGGGAGCTGAGGGACTGAATGCTTGATTAGCAGATCCATCACCACTTGAACAAGGGTCACATGCATTACCTCCATGCTGGGCCAGTTCTGGTGACCAAGGTGAAAGGATGGGATGCTCACTAAGGCCATGGCCCCTCCCACTTTCTTCTTGCAGAAGGGTAGCCCCACTTGTAGCACTAGCCTGGATCAGTGCCTCTTCTACCCATGGAGACTGTATCAGGCCCTTGAACATCCATACAGACGCAGTCACAATCTCACCCTATGCATTTTGATCCCAGGTAGACATGAGTAAAGCCAATCCTCAGAGTGCTTTAATGCTATTGTTATAAGTcagtggtttgtttatttttattaccacTGCTAGGGTTGTATGATAATGGTGAGTAGCACATCAAGTCCACTAAATGCAAGCTGAGCTTAACAAATGAAGCAGTTGATTTTCAACAATTTGCAATTTTTTAACCTTACTAGTTTTAGTTTTCGAAAACTAAGCGTTATTACAGTAATTTAAGGGAACAGTACACTGTACCTTGCATAAGCAGCTTATAATATTCCTCttctttcctttgtctcttctaattacaaatattaaaaaaatcacattagtgAACCACAGATATAGGTTTCCCCCTGATGTTAACTCAACAGATGTTACTTTTCAGGTAAACAGGTTTTAAATTCCATtacaatttttaaactttttatctGGAAAAAATGTGTATATATCTAAGATAAGAAATACATTAAGAGGTAAAGTTTTGAAAATAATACTATTTTTCAAGTGACAGATCGAAGTAGTGGTAAGATATCAAATCAGATCTTATAATTAAATTAAGGATTAGACAAACCAAGAGAAGATTGTACCAAAAAATAAGATGCAGTTTGAAGCAGTTTTTCTTCTTACTCTGGCTGAATTCATGATGACATGAGACTCTTAGAAAGAGAACCTTTCTCAATTAGTTAgtataaatatatttgttttctgTACATAATAGGTAATGTGCACTGAGACTTCCTCTTAAAGAATAAAATCAAGGCTTTTTAAGGTCAAATGTCATTGTTGGTGGATGGTTTTAAAATTCATGTTTAAACAATGGGCAATACATAATAATAGATTGGACATTAACTGATCTTTTTGTGAGAATGTGTatgttatgatttttttccccccatcattaATCTAATTTTTGCTAATGGTATGCCTTACGGTGTGAAATTTATTCTTCTCTGAAATCCTTCTCATGTTATCCCCCCCAAAATCTGAAAAATGTCAAAGATTTCCTCTTCCTCGCCTTCCCtccaaaaatgtattttagaaGCAGTGGGGCACTGATGCTCATTTTGAAATTATACTCCATAGTTTGTTTTTACGTTGTATTTTAAGAGACTGGTATTATATTGCCTTTAGGTTTTATTTGTTGCAGGGGCAGGTGACACTATGTAACTACAATAATTATTTCCTCTGTGCTACATGTCCACTTACCCTATGTATTTTATAAAGTATAGCTAATACTCTCACTGTTAcagtaaatatataaaataccttatataaatatttaaacaaatgaagaaagagaaacaaataGATTGACAAAGCCCAAGTGTAACTTCTTATAAGAAAGAAGCCTACCAACCATAATAGATTCTTTCCATTTCTCATGAATCACTTTGGCCAGATTCAGATCTATATGAACCACATAATCCTCAACAGTTAGTGATCCTtatggaagaaagaaaatatactcattaaagcactgtacaaaaattAATCCTATCAAGCATAGCACTGTGGCTTACCACTAATTAATTTACATTTAGGAAATTTTGCATAAAAATGTCATGCCCGAAAACTGCAGTGACTGCCAAGTTAAATAAAGACACTGAGTTCTGAGCCCTCAcccaacaggattcataaaccAACACAATCTGGAAGGGGCAGGAGAGGGCAAGTTAATATTAATCACATCTTGTTTAAACCTGACTATTGGAACAACTGGCTCTTTTATACCCTTATAATTTTTAATGCATATTCTTCTTTTATAAGTCCAACCTAGAATTTAATGTCTTTGCAGTTAACTCTGAACCTTGTGACCAATTGTGATGCTGTATTTTTCCCTTATTTAATCTCTCTCCTTGGATAATCATCCCTGAAGAATACATCAGGCATTAGTGTCCTCATTGTTCCCTGCATCATACCCAATTTAGAGAAGCATCCTCCCTAGGAAGCATAAAAGCCAAGAAACCTTTCTACACTAATCCAGACAGCAAGAGTGATTATGGTAGCAGCATAATGTAATCTTTCCCCGGCACACCTAAGTGATACTAGCACACCTGTcagtttctcaaaaagaaaaggagggtgaTATAGAGCATGCAAAGAAAGGGGACAGGTCTGAGAAATAGTAACACCGCGCTCCCCCTTTTTACCCCAACCCAagaaaaagtctttttttttttttgctcacagCCAAACACATCAATAAATTATAGATTCAAAATGTTATATCAAAGTTTCTAAACTTTATGAAAAATCATTTCAAAGATTACTAAACCtcgttttgttttttcaaaccaAGTTCAAGATCAATCAAACCTGTGTACTACCGTATTGCTATACGGGTCAGAAACCTGGACCCTCTTACAGGCAGACCTGGAGTGGCTAGAGGCATTCCATTTGCACAGTCAGCACCAAATCCTGAGCATAAAAAATGGTTTGATATTGTGCCAAATGTCAGAGTCTCATAAAGATCTGACTTTTCTTCAACCCCCCCATTACATTCAAAAGTGGTGCTGCATGCTCTTCAGCCATGTTGCCAGGATAGATACATGTTCTCAAACTCTCCATGATCCCACGAAGGGATGAAGGCTCTGACCCTACTAGCGGGGCCACCCTAGAGATTTgtgatttgcaggattgagccagatctgAGAACTTCACTAAACAACGCCTGATGTGATACCACCAACCATGGTCACTCTGGCCGGCACAACAGTCCCCAGTGGACTTTGTGTGTTTgatgattattttgttttttctttctttctttccattttctcttGATCTCTCCCCTTTTAATTCTAGATCTTGATGCATCTTCAGGTGTTTTCAATGCACGTTTTTTCTCAGACCaatttttcacttaaaaaaatgttttatattattttctctctttctttcatttCTAATTTGGCATCTCCCTTCCCCATTTACTTGTCCTGtcaaaggttctctctctctcttccttttcccaaCCAATCAAAATTTTTCCTCATCATTATCTACCTCTCCATCCTGGGGAAACAGAAAGTAGGTTCTGCTCCAAGCCAGACAAGTGGAAATATTTTCTTGTGATACTCTTCAAATATATATGTGGGCAGAGacaaaaaatttaaaaggaaTGATAGCTATCTTTGCTGCTATATTTTATGTAATGTTCTGGTTCAGTtcagtttttaaatgaacaaGAGCCTTTGAATAGCACCACAATATCATGAGGAATTCAAAAGtaagcataaataaataaattaaaatagttttaaaaaaagaactacattACATATGTATTTGTATTAATAATTTTTCATGTCCTTACCTGAGTCAATGCCAACTGGTCCAAATATTTCTTTCAGCTGAAGGGCTAGTTCAGGAGGTAATGCCAATTCTAGGCAATTTATATTTATGGATCCTGAGGATAATGAACTAGGGTTCAATAACTTGGTTCTATCTTCATCCATATTAGAAGGTTTGCTTTCTTCCCCATCACCTCCAATTGATATCATAGGATTCCCCTGAGTTTCTTTATAGGTTTCCAGTTCTTCTTCATCACTTGCATAGCTCTTCAAAGGTGCTTGATCCATTTGCAGTAACGGAAGAATCATATTATTTACTTTGGAACTCTCTTGATATGTTTCTGAAAGTTTATTGTCTATCTCCTTATTTAATTTGGGTTTCAAAATGATTGGAGCAGTGTTAAACTCCTTAGGGAAAGTCACAGGTAGACATAAGCCCACATCAAACTGAGACACCACTggtttttcttctgtttcattAACAAGGCTCATCACCTTTGAGTTTATTTTCTGTGTGTCTGAAACAGATTGCTCAATGATATCTGTTCCTGTATCTTGTGCCTGAGTTCTGGGAGCAATATCATTGGTATTTTTGAGTTTTATGGAAGCACTCGGTGGAAGTCTTGTTAGTGAGTCAGATATTTTAGCATCTGTCTCAAGTATGTCTGTAGTTTCACTCTCTGCATAACACACTGATAAATTGTTTTCTGAAAGTTGAGTGATACCATCAGTCATAATTATTTGGCTGGTTTGTTCAGAATTTTTAAGATTCTCTCTATAGTTTGTATTTGCCTTGAATTCAAGGTCTGGGGTACCTAGCTCAGTTCCTGCCTCCTGCAAGCATTCAATGTCTTCGCCTTTACACAACTTTTCATCAGAATCCAATAGCAGGCCTGTGGCCCAGACAATGTCCTTGTTACATCTTTCATATAAGTCCTTCAATGCATCAAATGAAAAGgacccaaacagcttacaaagAACATTCAGATTTTCAGATTCATCAATACTGATAAGTTCACTTTCTTCTACATACGTGCTTTTATCATACATAACTCTATAGGGGATTTTTTCTTGAGAACTTGAAGCAGCATCCATGTCTTTTGGTCTGAACGCTTCTAATCTGCCATGTAATACTTTGGTATTCTCGGAAATAATATTCTCAGAAGtaataattttcttttctaaTCTCCATAAGAGCGCGAAATCCTGTGGCTCAGTCTGTGAATACCTGCTTGGTTGTTTACATATGTGTTTTTTAGGTTTCTCTTCCAGCAAATTAAGTGTAGACAACCGTTCTTCTGGTTTGGAGAGGGCCACACTGCTGTTGGTAAATGTGAGGGCTAATTTATGATGCTTCCgtgttcttttattttgtttgggcTTTTTCTCACTGATACTTTCACTAGCTACTCTTTCAGGTTCTTGAAAATTTGATTTCTCTGTCTCCTGTAGCTCTTCAGTGCTCACAGATGTTCCATGAAGCACATCCACTGGGTCAAGAACATTTTTGTGTATATCACATTTATTATTTCCAGCTTCATCAGATTCACTTAGACTTCTCTTTGATATTCTCCTTGATCTATGTTGCCTCTGCCGTAAAGAGCTCATAACAGGCCAGTCTCCCACCATTTGCAATTCTGGGGTAACTGTATCTGCACCAAGAACACAAAAAGAGTCAGAGGCTAAATTTTCTTCCCCCTGTCTTTTTTCATCAGGTAGTACTTCCTGCTGAATATCTGCCAGGTCCACTTGTGCCTTGTGTGAATCAAGAAGATGCTGGCTGGTTGCTTTATCCTCTTTATCACTCTTCATAGAAGATTTGTCTATTCTTCTAGTTCTTTTGGTTCTCTGCCCGATTGTTTGTTCTACAGGCCAGTCACCCAGAAAGTTTAATAATTCTGGCCTCACTGATACATCCAAAGATGAATCATTTTGTTTCATAATGTTCCTTTCACGTGTTAATACTGGTTCTACTGCAATTTCATTGTACTGATCTTTTTCAGTTTGAACTTCCACAATCTTGTCACTATGTTCTTGAATATGTTCACAAGAACAGATATGCAAGTGTGTGGTTTCTTCAGATTTCACCTCATCAGTTTTACTAGTTTCTGTTTCAGTAATTCTATATATTTCTTCTCTCTTTACAGCTTTTTCCCCCAAAGGCACTTCCTTTTCTTCATAATCTGATAAACTAATATCCACACCACCTTGAATAATGCTATTCTCAGAAACGTGTTCTCTTAAATTATTTTCaatttcctcctcttcttttcgAAAATATTTATCAcctaaattattattttctagTGCTGAAGATATAGCAGATACATGTTTCTCCTCTTCAGCTAATTCAGGAAGCTTCAAAGCTGAAGCAAAAAGTCTCTCTTCTTTCACGTAAGCATGTACCTCTTTTTGCCTGTAAGACAAATAATTAAACAGAAGACATTTAAagaaaacttaaaagaaaaaaaaaactaacaagcTAACCCCACTTCCCTACAAACCTCTATTCTGGATTGGGtactaaataaatttaaattaaagcTCATAAGCTCTTTAAACCAGGATCCCATATTTTAGTTTTGGATACTATACAATCATTGACCTGAGAGATATATAAAATGTTCACATGCTCCCAACCCATGAAATCTAGGGAGAGGAACACAGGTTAAAAAGAACTAGCTCAAATCTGAACACTCCCCacgaataaaaaaaaaacagcacagaTTTTCACTTGATAAGGGCCCCTCCTTGATTCCAAATAGGGATtacatttttctctttccattAGTCTATCTCCCTCTACCCCAACCTGCAGTTTCCAACAGGAGCACTAGCCTGGATAATATTCCCACCTTTGCAACAGATATGGTGACTATGTTCAAATATCATGAGTTTCATAGCTTTCCCAAACTCAGATGTTCAATAAAAACTCTAGAAATTAACAGGTAAGGGTTTTAGCCAGGTCCCCATTGCCATATGATGTTTTACAATCCATTGTAATTCCATTTAATTTTCACAGCCCACCCGACTTTAACAGTACCCCCTAATTTGTACAGAAATGTACgcaaaaagtcaaaataataaataactcaATTAAAATGAAATCCCATTTATTATcactcaacacaattaatgttAACAAGGTGAAAGGAATGCAAgtcaaaacagggaaagaacaggctAAAGACTGGATAATCAAAAATTCGGATAATCCAGAGAGCGGCAGGGCTGACAGACAGGGCTCTCActgcctggggctcaggctgtcaaaTCCTAGTTTAGTTAATACAGAGAGACAGATAATGGAGGCTCGGATAAACAGAGTTCTATTGTATATgattttagtttttacattttgtgaaaaaataaagattctgtataaaaatgcaaattctgaatttttccatggcaaacggatttctaggatccctgctcataagcaaactagagaaatgcggtctagatggaattactataaggtggatgcataattCGGTGAAAGCCTGTCTCAAAGAGtagatactgtgacaaagttcctcctctgctttggtgggtcctgcgcttactGGAtgttttgctcacctcagagattcacggcagccctcagtttggccacttttgctagtggctcaaacctgccattcactcagctaacctcatcactggccagcatggggaaaaggaaggagaacaatccccacagtctctgctgatccaccctagtgggtcgggggactggccagggaccttccccactggtgggacccacagtccaggtcaactcctcctgtatccagtagggagttggagggataggaggaacccgggcccaccctctacttcaggttccagcccagggccctgtggatcacagctgtccacAGTGTTtcgtgtaacacctgtgtgacagctacaactccctgggctactaccc is a window encoding:
- the N4BP2 gene encoding NEDD4-binding protein 2 isoform X5 codes for the protein MPKKRKNPGVSPSRKIMDSERMTASGEGLVPPPGDVSVSRAIYSVNKEELFNNMSEMFSGLDPSVVYMVLSECDFKVENAMDCLLELSTAAKGVASSRVSGFDSIASSLSLVNQQSSVSNEIVGESCAKEDIVNFKEESVKIPSPDIQLTEELDSLIQTAFEKYSLRDKLYDSTNDKITGKQPMTSDQSNSNGINEFPESEKSSLGFNVLFSLQQAETENEKFENFSSMLISEGRKSSQPAVSKSSIQTKDSSLVDMDIFAQVSVSSSLPEIDTDNAPEVIKPANLEVACRNRNQSQNIVSDHGSLFDASSHFFQGFVEAGTTASGNSSSKYLEQQEGVMAVCSGQKSISLPEVSESLEGSSFKLPQLVDVQQRRNLHFSPPPQQSPQPPWNPVAPVFYPSSGSHSFVTPVAISPGQWRPLADYRMHGKGMPFPPPVVSHVWDSNASPKVWRNQDGIQKMNLSQVHQPPVCPVMRKKTHLVGQVLVLLRGVPGSGKSFLARTLLEDNPSGIILSTDDYFYKNGQYQYDANCLGEAHEWNRKRAKEAFEKRISPIIIDNTNVQAWEMKPYVALSQQYKYKVMFREPDTWWKFKPKELERRNIHGVSKEKIKRMLERYERCLTVNSILNSTVPDKSENADWNEDLCQGEGYGQKEVHAYVKEERLFASALKLPELAEEEKHVSAISSALENNNLGDKYFRKEEEEIENNLREHVSENSIIQGGVDISLSDYEEKEVPLGEKAVKREEIYRITETETSKTDEVKSEETTHLHICSCEHIQEHSDKIVEVQTEKDQYNEIAVEPVLTRERNIMKQNDSSLDVSVRPELLNFLGDWPVEQTIGQRTKRTRRIDKSSMKSDKEDKATSQHLLDSHKAQVDLADIQQEVLPDEKRQGEENLASDSFCVLGADTVTPELQMVGDWPVMSSLRQRQHRSRRISKRSLSESDEAGNNKCDIHKNVLDPVDVLHGTSVSTEELQETEKSNFQEPERVASESISEKKPKQNKRTRKHHKLALTFTNSSVALSKPEERLSTLNLLEEKPKKHICKQPSRYSQTEPQDFALLWRLEKKIITSENIISENTKVLHGRLEAFRPKDMDAASSSQEKIPYRVMYDKSTYVEESELISIDESENLNVLCKLFGSFSFDALKDLYERCNKDIVWATGLLLDSDEKLCKGEDIECLQEAGTELGTPDLEFKANTNYRENLKNSEQTSQIIMTDGITQLSENNLSVCYAESETTDILETDAKISDSLTRLPPSASIKLKNTNDIAPRTQAQDTGTDIIEQSVSDTQKINSKVMSLVNETEEKPVVSQFDVGLCLPVTFPKEFNTAPIILKPKLNKEIDNKLSETYQESSKVNNMILPLLQMDQAPLKSYASDEEELETYKETQGNPMISIGGDGEESKPSNMDEDRTKLLNPSSLSSGSININCLELALPPELALQLKEIFGPVGIDSGSLTVEDYVVHIDLNLAKVIHEKWKESIMKRQRKEEEYYKLLMQDLDDSDTVLSQSTDSKLQRKKMAWPSRSSTETHSENLATSEIFPFMDHWNAQTQRVSLRKIMSEEIALQEKQDLKHVPSMARKDCAARLKEKQLFEMFPTINQNFLMDIFKDNNYSLEQTEQFLNCVLEADLVKTVVAQEIAQQSESLPSCSAIKNREKKTQVISLRGSYCSSEINGSFAVDFNGIWTRPLLQMLPVAGKKIQGG
- the N4BP2 gene encoding NEDD4-binding protein 2 isoform X13 is translated as MPKKRKNPGVSPSRKIMDSERMTASGEGLVPPPGDVSVSRAIYSVNKEELFNNMSEMFSGLDPSVVYMVLSECDFKVENAMDCLLELSTAAKGVASSRVSGFDSIASSLSLVNQQSSVSNEIVGESCAKEDIVNFKEESVKIPSPDIQLTEELDSLIQTAFEKYSLRDKLYDSTNDKITGKQPMTSDQSNSNGINEFPESEKSSLGFNVLFSLQQAETENEKFENFSSMLISEGRKSSQPAVSKSSIQTKDSSLVDMDIFAQVSVSSSLPEIDTDNAPEVIKPANLEVACRNRNQSQNIVSDHGSLFDASSHFFQGFVEAGTTASGNSSSKYLEQQEGVMAVCSGQKSISLPEVSESLEGSSFKLPQLVDVQQRRNLHFSPPPQQSPQPPWNPVAPVFYPSSGSHSFVTPVAISPGQWRPLADYRMHGKGMPFPPPVVSHVWDSNASPKVWRNQDGIQKMNLSQVHQPPVCPVMRKKTHLVGQVLVLLRGVPGSGKSFLARTLLEDNPSGIILSTDDYFYKNGQYQYDANCLGEAHEWNRKRAKEAFEKRISPIIIDNTNVQAWEMKPYVALSQQYKYKVMFREPDTWWKFKPKELERRNIHGVSKEKIKRMLERYERCLTVNSILNSTVPDKSENADWNEDLCQGEGYGQKEVHAYVKEERLFASALKLPELAEEEKHVSAISSALENNNLGDKYFRKEEEEIENNLREHVSENSIIQGGVDISLSDYEEKEVPLGEKAVKREEIYRITETETSKTDEVKSEETTHLHICSCEHIQEHSDKIVEVQTEKDQYNEIAVEPVLTRERNIMKQNDSSLDVSVRPELLNFLGDWPVEQTIGQRTKRTRRIDKSSMKSDKEDKATSQHLLDSHKAQVDLADIQQEVLPDEKRQGEENLASDSFCVLGADTVTPELQMVGDWPVMSSLRQRQHRSRRISKRSLSESDEAGNNKCDIHKNVLDPVDVLHGTSVSTEELQETEKSNFQEPERVASESISEKKPKQNKRTRKHHKLALTFTNSSVALSKPEERLSTLNLLEEKPKKHICKQPSRYSQTEPQDFALLWRLEKKIITSENIISENTKVLHGRLEAFRPKDMDAASSSQEKIPYRVMYDKSTYVEESELISIDESENLNVLCKLFGSFSFDALKDLYERCNKDIVWATGLLLDSDEKLCKGEDIECLQEAGTELGTPDLEFKANTNYRENLKNSEQTSQIIMTDGITQLSENNLSVCYAESETTDILETDAKISDSLTRLPPSASIKLKNTNDIAPRTQAQDTGTDIIEQSVSDTQKINSKVMSLVNETEEKPVVSQFDVGLCLPVTFPKEFNTAPIILKPKLNKEIDNKLSETYQESSKVNNMILPLLQMDQAPLKSYASDEEELETYKETQGNPMISIGGDGEESKPSNMDEDRTKLLNPSSLSSGSININCLELALPPELALQLKEIFGPVGIDSGSLTVEDYVVHIDLNLAKVIHEKWKESIMKRQRKEEEYYKLLMQDLDDSDTVLSQSTDSKLQRKKMAWPSRSSTETHSENLATSEIFPFMDHWNAQTQRVSLRKIMSEEIALQEKQDLKHVPSMARKDCAARLKEKQLFEMFPTINQNFLMDIFKDNN
- the N4BP2 gene encoding NEDD4-binding protein 2 isoform X1; translation: MPKKRKNPGVSPSRKIMDSERMTASGEGLVPPPGDVSVSRAIYSVNKEELFNNMSEMFSGLDPSVVYMVLSECDFKVENAMDCLLELSTAAKGVASSRVSGFDSIASSLSLVNQQSSVSNEIVGESCAKEDIVNFKEESVKIPSPDIQLTEELDSLIQTAFEKYSLRDKLYDSTNDKITGKQPMTSDQSNSNGINEFPESEKSSLGFNVLFSLQQAETENEKFENFSSMLISEGRKSSQPAVSKSSIQTKDSSLVDMDIFAQVSVSSSLPEIDTDNAPEVIKPANLEVACRNRNQSQNIVSDHGSLFDASSHFFQGFVEAGTTASGNSSSKYLEQQEGVMAVCSGQKSISLPEVSESLEGSSFKLPQLVDVQQRRNLHFSPPPQQSPQPPWNPVAPVFYPSSGSHSFVTPVAISPGQWRPLADYRMHGKGMPFPPPVVSHVWDSNASPKVWRNQDGIQKMNLSQVHQPPVCPVMRKKTHLVGQVLVLLRGVPGSGKSFLARTLLEDNPSGIILSTDDYFYKNGQYQYDANCLGEAHEWNRKRAKEAFEKRISPIIIDNTNVQAWEMKPYVALSQQYKYKVMFREPDTWWKFKPKELERRNIHGVSKEKIKRMLERYERCLTVNSILNSTVPDKSENADWNEDLCQGEGYGQKEVHAYVKEERLFASALKLPELAEEEKHVSAISSALENNNLGDKYFRKEEEEIENNLREHVSENSIIQGGVDISLSDYEEKEVPLGEKAVKREEIYRITETETSKTDEVKSEETTHLHICSCEHIQEHSDKIVEVQTEKDQYNEIAVEPVLTRERNIMKQNDSSLDVSVRPELLNFLGDWPVEQTIGQRTKRTRRIDKSSMKSDKEDKATSQHLLDSHKAQVDLADIQQEVLPDEKRQGEENLASDSFCVLGADTVTPELQMVGDWPVMSSLRQRQHRSRRISKRSLSESDEAGNNKCDIHKNVLDPVDVLHGTSVSTEELQETEKSNFQEPERVASESISEKKPKQNKRTRKHHKLALTFTNSSVALSKPEERLSTLNLLEEKPKKHICKQPSRYSQTEPQDFALLWRLEKKIITSENIISENTKVLHGRLEAFRPKDMDAASSSQEKIPYRVMYDKSTYVEESELISIDESENLNVLCKLFGSFSFDALKDLYERCNKDIVWATGLLLDSDEKLCKGEDIECLQEAGTELGTPDLEFKANTNYRENLKNSEQTSQIIMTDGITQLSENNLSVCYAESETTDILETDAKISDSLTRLPPSASIKLKNTNDIAPRTQAQDTGTDIIEQSVSDTQKINSKVMSLVNETEEKPVVSQFDVGLCLPVTFPKEFNTAPIILKPKLNKEIDNKLSETYQESSKVNNMILPLLQMDQAPLKSYASDEEELETYKETQGNPMISIGGDGEESKPSNMDEDRTKLLNPSSLSSGSININCLELALPPELALQLKEIFGPVGIDSGSLTVEDYVVHIDLNLAKVIHEKWKESIMKRQRKEEEYYKLLMQDLDDSDTVLSQSTDSKLQRKKMAWPSRSSTETHSENLATSEIFPFMDHWNAQTQRVSLRKIMSEEIALQEKQDLKHVPSMARKDCAARLKEKQLFEMFPTINQNFLMDIFKDNNYSLEQTEQFLNCVLEADLVKTVVAQEIAQQSESLPSCSAIKNREKKAKKSKEAEDVLNEMVFQDIEYPGYDDFRAEAFLHQQKKQECLKKAEEAYRMGMKPVATFYAQQGRLHEQKMKEANHDAAVQIFEKVNASLLPENVLDLHGLHVDEAINHLSRVLQEKSHEYKQTGGKPYLCVITGRGNHSQGGVARIKPAATKYLTSHNFRFTEIKPGCLKVMLK